One window of Botrimarina mediterranea genomic DNA carries:
- a CDS encoding DUF1559 domain-containing protein → MRRPLPATTTASRPGFTLVELLVVIAIIGTLVALLLPAVQAAREAARNNTCKNNIKQLGLGMANYDTTFSKLPGLINEIPNQASIKVSAAGPYKGDYTVGRRATWTVLLFPYIEQNPLWDRWTQEFGTDASINDTFTPEIENLQCPSDPAEAVGQPTASYVANAGWGFADPDRTDADQNAGDTEFAANGIFFDLNKKAAVSPIQAWNNTADGRELDPKLQMSISYISSADGTSKTMMLSENLNAVFYTYPVEDYQPSGRSDAKHHFGFVWHNALGGNLRPAICKINGGRSLDVIPPTTLAEQTEELAYPSSNHPGGVNVAFCDGSIRYINEQMSSRVYAQLMTTSYKKSRYRDLEDAETFDRRLPQPNDSDY, encoded by the coding sequence ATGAGGCGTCCCCTCCCCGCCACCACCACCGCTAGCCGCCCCGGCTTCACGCTGGTCGAGCTGCTGGTGGTGATCGCCATCATCGGCACGCTCGTCGCGTTGCTGCTCCCCGCGGTGCAGGCGGCGCGTGAAGCGGCGCGGAACAACACCTGCAAGAACAACATCAAGCAGCTTGGCCTAGGTATGGCCAACTACGATACGACGTTCAGCAAGCTGCCGGGACTCATCAACGAGATCCCGAACCAAGCCAGCATCAAGGTGTCGGCAGCGGGCCCTTATAAGGGTGATTACACCGTCGGTCGTCGCGCCACTTGGACCGTGTTGCTTTTCCCCTACATCGAACAGAACCCCCTCTGGGATCGATGGACTCAGGAGTTTGGGACGGATGCGTCGATCAACGACACCTTCACTCCCGAGATCGAAAACCTGCAGTGCCCGAGCGACCCCGCTGAAGCCGTCGGACAGCCGACCGCTTCGTACGTCGCCAACGCCGGTTGGGGATTTGCCGACCCGGATCGAACCGATGCGGATCAAAACGCCGGCGATACCGAGTTCGCTGCCAACGGCATTTTTTTTGACCTGAATAAGAAAGCGGCCGTCTCACCCATTCAGGCTTGGAACAACACTGCTGACGGGCGAGAGCTCGACCCCAAGCTCCAGATGTCCATCTCGTACATCTCGTCGGCCGACGGCACCAGCAAGACGATGATGCTCTCCGAAAACTTAAACGCAGTCTTCTACACCTACCCGGTCGAAGACTACCAGCCGAGTGGGCGTAGCGACGCCAAGCATCACTTCGGCTTCGTCTGGCATAACGCGCTTGGAGGAAATCTTCGCCCCGCTATTTGCAAGATCAACGGCGGACGTAGCTTGGACGTGATTCCCCCGACAACTCTTGCCGAACAGACTGAGGAGCTGGCGTATCCGTCGAGCAATCACCCTGGCGGGGTGAATGTCGCCTTCTGCGACGGGAGCATCCGTTACATTAACGAACAAATGTCCAGCCGCGTTTATGCACAATTGATGACGACGAGCTACAAGAAGTCTCGTTACCGTGATCTCGAAGACGCCGAAACCTTTGACCGCAGGCTACCTCAGCCGAACGATTCGGACTACTGA
- a CDS encoding CBS domain-containing protein — protein MMATITARDFMVTRLTTLTPDMDVHDAIKLLLRHRISGAPVVGPRDQYLGVFSERCSMQVILDAAYEQLPSSQVGMFMDTKAMTIAPDTQLLSIAQAFLLTNYRRLPVIDEDGVLLGQVSRRDVLNATVDILKPAKSVRESSFLYISALKTREEAPVG, from the coding sequence ATGATGGCCACAATCACCGCCCGCGACTTCATGGTCACGCGCCTGACGACGCTGACGCCCGACATGGATGTCCACGACGCCATAAAGCTGCTCTTACGGCATCGTATCTCAGGCGCCCCTGTTGTGGGTCCCCGCGACCAGTACCTGGGTGTCTTCTCCGAACGCTGCAGTATGCAGGTGATCCTCGACGCGGCCTATGAGCAGCTCCCTTCCAGCCAGGTCGGGATGTTCATGGACACCAAGGCAATGACCATCGCCCCTGATACGCAACTGCTGTCGATCGCCCAGGCGTTCTTACTCACCAACTACCGGCGATTGCCGGTGATCGACGAAGACGGCGTGTTGCTCGGCCAGGTAAGCCGGCGCGACGTGCTCAACGCGACCGTCGATATCCTCAAGCCGGCCAAGTCGGTTCGTGAGTCGTCGTTCCTCTACATCAGTGCGCTAAAGACGCGTGAAGAAGCCCCGGTGGGTTGA
- a CDS encoding TIGR03546 family protein: MSDWLFAPLRSLVSILVANDSSRQVAAGVAIGICLGLVPKATLVAIVLGVLLCALRVNKGAGLTVAACVAPLAPLLDPFTHKLGLKVLTIPSLQPTYAWLYDTPLGPWWGLHNSVVCGSLLVALYLTYPVFLVTRGLVDRIRPRAVKWVLKYKLGRVLLGAQLTDKLSVGFGLRS; encoded by the coding sequence ATGTCCGACTGGCTATTTGCTCCGCTCCGTAGCCTAGTGTCGATTCTCGTCGCGAACGACTCGAGCCGGCAGGTCGCCGCCGGCGTCGCGATCGGGATCTGCCTGGGCCTCGTGCCGAAGGCGACCCTCGTGGCGATCGTGCTCGGCGTGCTGCTCTGCGCGTTGCGGGTCAACAAGGGCGCCGGCCTCACGGTCGCGGCCTGCGTCGCGCCGCTGGCGCCGCTGCTTGACCCGTTCACCCACAAGCTGGGCCTGAAGGTCCTGACGATCCCCAGCCTGCAACCAACTTACGCCTGGCTCTATGACACGCCGCTGGGGCCCTGGTGGGGGCTGCACAACTCGGTCGTCTGCGGGTCGTTGCTGGTGGCCCTCTACCTCACGTACCCGGTGTTCCTCGTAACGCGCGGCCTCGTTGACCGCATCCGTCCGCGGGCCGTGAAGTGGGTCCTCAAGTACAAGCTGGGCCGCGTCCTGTTGGGCGCACAACTCACCGACAAGCTGAGCGTTGGATTCGGGCTGCGTAGCTGA
- a CDS encoding TIGR03545 family protein — protein MTRFLRLGYLLPRLVLLVVLYCALEYGTGWGLRYAVIAGGQSAAGAKVELDGSVVSVLEARATLTGLRVANAKRPMENLVEAEKIELDFESDSFLRKKVIANHGVVRGLKFNTPRENSGALQPKDEPIASDAPGWFGGAGQAVGQAADKWLDDIELKFSGEPEDFESVRLARELSQSWPQRFDRLNADAKALQAEVERLREQAKEARSNPLRGADFLAAAPQRAADLRQRLANLHAELTSLPAEVKADKGRIDEARRRDEALIRERLQLNQLDPQSLTSQLLGEQVTGSIDSLVGWVRWTRQMVPSTKVRPVVTPRPRGVDVNFAGVRQRPDLLIRELAVSGSARMAGRPLELTGTVTDFTTSPAIHGKPMRAEFSSTGGLAMEVRLTVDRAGGVATDELIVDCPAFDLPEGRLGNPEKLGLAMAPSTGSLSVSVRIEGEKLSGDIQLVQDRVALAPVVGPSASQLARRLGDAVGGSLTNLPKPATRVTLGGTLDDPKLAVWSTLGPAVAESLQTAAANLAREEAQKRLESTQQKLAGELASLDRKVSDAMQKLTAEVEAPRQEIERLASNWIGEQLGGGTFSFEQLGKRLPAAESLFKK, from the coding sequence ATGACGCGATTCCTCCGCCTTGGTTACCTGCTGCCGCGGCTGGTGCTGCTGGTGGTGCTCTACTGCGCCCTGGAGTACGGCACGGGCTGGGGCCTGCGTTACGCCGTCATCGCCGGTGGTCAGTCGGCCGCTGGCGCCAAGGTCGAACTCGATGGCTCGGTCGTCTCGGTGCTCGAAGCCCGCGCGACGCTCACCGGGCTGAGGGTGGCCAACGCCAAGCGTCCGATGGAGAACCTCGTCGAGGCGGAGAAGATCGAGCTCGACTTCGAGTCCGACTCGTTCCTCCGCAAGAAGGTGATCGCCAACCACGGCGTCGTCCGCGGCCTTAAGTTCAACACGCCTCGCGAAAACTCCGGAGCCCTGCAACCGAAAGACGAGCCGATCGCTAGCGACGCCCCCGGCTGGTTCGGCGGCGCAGGGCAGGCGGTCGGTCAGGCGGCCGACAAGTGGCTCGACGACATCGAACTGAAGTTCTCCGGCGAGCCCGAGGACTTCGAGTCCGTGAGGCTGGCGCGGGAGCTCTCGCAGAGCTGGCCGCAACGCTTCGACAGGCTAAACGCCGACGCCAAAGCCCTGCAGGCCGAGGTCGAGAGGCTCCGCGAACAAGCCAAGGAAGCCCGGTCGAATCCGCTACGCGGCGCCGACTTCCTCGCCGCCGCGCCGCAGCGAGCCGCCGACCTGCGTCAGCGTTTGGCGAACCTGCATGCAGAGCTAACGTCGTTGCCAGCCGAGGTGAAAGCCGACAAAGGGCGGATCGACGAGGCCCGCCGCCGCGACGAGGCATTGATCCGCGAGCGGCTCCAGCTGAATCAACTCGACCCGCAATCGCTGACCTCCCAGCTGCTCGGCGAGCAAGTGACCGGCTCGATCGACAGCCTCGTCGGCTGGGTCCGCTGGACGCGGCAGATGGTCCCGAGCACCAAGGTCCGCCCCGTGGTGACGCCACGCCCGCGCGGCGTCGACGTCAACTTCGCCGGCGTGCGGCAGCGGCCCGACCTGCTGATCCGGGAACTGGCCGTCAGTGGTTCGGCACGGATGGCCGGTCGGCCCCTCGAACTGACGGGCACGGTCACGGACTTCACGACCTCGCCCGCCATCCACGGCAAGCCGATGCGCGCCGAGTTCAGCTCGACCGGCGGCCTGGCAATGGAAGTGCGGCTGACGGTCGATCGGGCCGGCGGCGTGGCGACCGACGAGCTGATCGTTGACTGCCCCGCGTTCGACTTGCCCGAGGGGCGGCTGGGCAATCCAGAGAAACTGGGTCTGGCGATGGCGCCATCGACGGGTAGCCTTTCGGTCAGCGTGCGGATCGAGGGCGAGAAGCTGTCGGGCGATATCCAGCTGGTGCAGGATCGGGTCGCTTTGGCGCCGGTGGTCGGCCCCTCGGCCAGCCAGCTAGCACGCCGCCTCGGCGACGCCGTCGGCGGCAGCCTGACGAACCTCCCGAAGCCAGCAACGCGGGTCACGCTCGGCGGTACCCTGGACGACCCCAAGCTAGCGGTCTGGTCCACGCTGGGTCCGGCGGTCGCCGAGTCGCTTCAGACTGCCGCGGCCAATCTGGCACGAGAAGAGGCCCAAAAGCGCCTCGAATCGACGCAGCAGAAGCTCGCCGGCGAGTTGGCGTCCCTCGACCGCAAGGTCAGCGACGCGATGCAGAAGCTTACCGCCGAGGTCGAGGCGCCACGCCAGGAGATCGAGCGGCTTGCTAGCAACTGGATCGGCGAGCAACTCGGCGGCGGGACTTTCTCGTTCGAACAGCTTGGCAAGCGGCTCCCCGCGGCCGAGTCGCTGTTCAAGAAGTAG
- a CDS encoding TerC family protein: MPWFVWLGFLAAIGLMVALDLGVFHRRDETPTFRSAIKWTCVWVAVALAFTGVVYQLYEGRWFAGSGLGKTGMGAEAVAAYLTAYVVEKSLSLDNIFVMAIIFSYFRVPLASQHRVLFWGILGAVVLRGAMIFAGVALLHRFEWITYVFGVLLLISAARLLMSGDDEFEPERNLTLRLIHRWLPISKARDTKHFFVTENGKTAATTLFLALVMVETTDVMFAVDSIPAVFAVTRDPFLVFTSNIFAILGLRSLYFALAGFMDTLKHLKTSLVFVLAYVGVKMLLAHHYPIPNLVSLAVIGGILGVGVVASLVGKRKPAITGDPTADGPDEESVAN; encoded by the coding sequence ATGCCCTGGTTCGTTTGGCTGGGGTTCTTGGCCGCTATTGGCCTGATGGTCGCCCTCGACCTGGGCGTTTTCCACCGTCGCGACGAGACGCCTACCTTCCGCTCGGCGATCAAGTGGACCTGTGTTTGGGTCGCCGTCGCGTTGGCTTTCACCGGGGTCGTGTACCAGCTCTACGAGGGGCGCTGGTTCGCGGGCAGCGGCCTGGGAAAGACCGGCATGGGCGCCGAGGCCGTTGCGGCGTACCTCACCGCGTATGTCGTTGAGAAGTCGTTGTCGCTCGACAACATCTTCGTGATGGCGATCATCTTCTCCTACTTCCGGGTGCCGCTCGCTTCGCAGCACCGGGTGCTCTTTTGGGGCATCCTCGGCGCGGTGGTGCTGCGCGGGGCGATGATCTTCGCCGGCGTCGCCCTGCTCCACCGTTTCGAGTGGATCACCTACGTGTTCGGCGTGCTCTTGTTGATCTCGGCGGCTCGACTGCTGATGTCCGGGGACGACGAGTTCGAGCCCGAACGCAACCTCACCCTGCGTCTGATCCATCGCTGGCTGCCGATCTCCAAGGCCCGCGACACCAAGCACTTCTTCGTCACGGAGAACGGCAAGACCGCGGCCACGACGCTCTTTCTCGCCCTGGTGATGGTCGAGACGACCGACGTCATGTTCGCCGTCGACTCGATCCCGGCGGTGTTCGCGGTGACGCGGGACCCGTTCCTGGTGTTTACGTCGAACATCTTCGCGATCCTCGGTCTGCGGTCGCTGTACTTCGCGCTGGCCGGGTTCATGGACACGCTCAAGCACCTGAAGACGAGCCTCGTCTTCGTGCTGGCGTATGTCGGCGTGAAGATGCTGCTGGCGCACCACTACCCTATCCCCAACCTCGTGTCGCTGGCCGTGATCGGTGGCATCCTCGGCGTCGGCGTCGTGGCGTCGCTGGTGGGCAAGCGGAAGCCGGCGATCACCGGCGACCCAACCGCCGACGGCCCCGACGAGGAGAGCGTCGCCAACTAA
- a CDS encoding FmdB family zinc ribbon protein, translating to MPLYEYQCKDCDRDVEVLVRSEAEKPECPECGSGRLVKLLSVCASPTTGSGPASLPTSLPSGGGGCGGGCACHPRG from the coding sequence ATGCCCCTCTACGAATACCAGTGCAAGGACTGCGACCGGGACGTTGAGGTCCTGGTCCGATCCGAAGCGGAGAAGCCCGAGTGCCCGGAGTGCGGCAGCGGCAGGCTGGTAAAGCTGCTGAGCGTGTGTGCGTCGCCTACGACCGGCAGCGGCCCCGCCAGCCTCCCCACGAGCCTCCCCAGTGGTGGCGGCGGCTGCGGCGGCGGTTGCGCCTGCCACCCCCGCGGCTGA
- a CDS encoding pentapeptide repeat-containing protein has product MLLYSRDALDSRDALGRLSKALVGVLLTAAPLRAHIYQWEDTGDGRVQSTTLTPGGGGVDAVPGEYLYRRDLTKAYLIGADLTGAYAYQANFTDADFTNANLTSATLSWTTLTGATFTDAVVRGAGLNNITSRGFGAAQLYSTASYQAGDLSGILFDGNNLTGWDFSSQDLSRTRYYGTILAGVDFTGATITGAILQDATSNGFTVAQFYSTASYQNLNLREVWLNYSDLTGWNFAGQDLTGASLQIATLLDADFTGAIIDNASFYSVTNSGFTAAQLYSTASYQAGGLRGVNLEFNDMSGWNFAGIDLTGANFNGADLAGSDLTGAIINDASLGDTALSETQLYSTASYQAGDLSGTNLGENYLSDVSFAGFNLERAGFGGANLEGTDFTGANIRGANFYAATFNGFTPQQLYSTASYQEGDLSGVSFLINDLAGWDFEEQNLQHAELSADLTGTNLRHAYLVNAVFDSSGITNIGLAIFHGADARGARMYLDDTSAGVNLIGPQGVVHGIDLTTEELWIVRDYDGDSDMYNPIAPIAIHVEDGFSTNDDSTIEVRLEADAWDSTISFEPGIAVTLDGTLELSFTPDVDVTGQVGRSFALFDWTGVAPTGAFNVVSEHEWDLSSLYTTGVVTLTSAEQPLYGDYNGDGAVDAADYTVWRDNVDAPAGSLPNDPGSGPIGAAQYETWRDNYGRTSPSDAAVVPEPATAFIGLAPVICAAPSRRRQRR; this is encoded by the coding sequence ATGCTTCTCTATTCTCGGGACGCATTAGATTCCCGGGACGCACTGGGCCGGCTGTCGAAGGCTCTTGTCGGCGTGCTCCTGACGGCGGCGCCGCTACGGGCCCATATCTACCAGTGGGAGGACACTGGTGATGGGAGGGTGCAAAGCACGACCTTGACCCCCGGCGGCGGCGGGGTCGATGCGGTTCCCGGTGAGTACCTCTACCGGCGAGACCTGACGAAGGCGTACCTGATCGGCGCGGACCTGACGGGCGCCTACGCGTACCAAGCCAACTTCACCGACGCCGACTTCACGAACGCCAATCTGACCAGCGCCACACTATCGTGGACAACGCTTACCGGCGCAACTTTTACCGACGCTGTGGTGCGCGGGGCGGGCCTCAACAATATCACTTCACGTGGCTTCGGCGCAGCGCAGCTCTATTCAACCGCCAGCTATCAAGCCGGTGACCTGTCCGGCATCCTCTTCGATGGGAATAACCTCACCGGCTGGGACTTCTCTTCGCAAGACCTTTCGAGAACGCGTTATTACGGCACGATCCTAGCGGGTGTTGACTTCACCGGCGCCACGATCACCGGTGCGATCCTGCAAGACGCCACCTCGAACGGGTTCACGGTCGCGCAATTTTATTCGACCGCCAGTTATCAGAACCTGAATCTTCGCGAAGTCTGGCTCAACTACAGCGACCTCACGGGCTGGAACTTTGCCGGACAAGACCTTACCGGCGCGAGTCTGCAGATAGCCACATTGCTCGACGCCGACTTCACCGGCGCCATAATCGACAACGCCAGTTTCTACAGCGTCACCAACTCCGGCTTCACGGCGGCGCAGCTGTACAGCACAGCCAGCTACCAAGCGGGCGGGTTGCGGGGCGTGAACCTCGAGTTCAACGACATGAGTGGCTGGAACTTCGCGGGCATCGACTTGACGGGAGCGAATTTCAACGGGGCGGACTTGGCCGGGTCCGACCTGACGGGGGCCATCATCAACGACGCGTCTCTGGGCGACACAGCCCTCTCCGAGACGCAGCTTTACTCGACAGCGAGCTATCAAGCCGGCGATCTCTCCGGGACCAATCTCGGTGAAAACTACCTGTCGGATGTCAGTTTTGCCGGTTTCAATCTCGAACGGGCCGGGTTCGGCGGCGCGAATCTGGAAGGCACGGACTTCACCGGCGCCAACATCCGCGGCGCCAACTTTTACGCTGCGACTTTCAACGGCTTCACCCCACAGCAGCTCTACTCGACCGCCAGCTACCAAGAGGGCGACCTGAGCGGCGTTTCCTTCCTTATCAACGACTTGGCAGGCTGGGACTTCGAGGAACAAAACCTCCAACACGCTGAACTCTCTGCAGACCTGACGGGCACGAATCTCCGCCACGCCTACCTAGTCAACGCGGTATTCGACAGCTCCGGCATCACGAATATCGGCTTAGCCATCTTCCATGGCGCCGACGCGCGGGGCGCCAGGATGTATCTAGATGACACGTCCGCAGGCGTCAATTTGATCGGTCCCCAAGGCGTTGTTCACGGCATCGACCTGACGACCGAAGAGCTGTGGATCGTGCGTGACTATGACGGCGACTCGGACATGTACAACCCGATCGCGCCGATCGCGATCCACGTCGAAGACGGCTTCAGCACCAACGACGACAGCACGATCGAAGTCCGCCTCGAAGCCGACGCTTGGGACTCGACGATCTCGTTCGAGCCGGGCATCGCCGTGACGCTCGACGGAACACTCGAACTGTCATTCACGCCTGACGTGGATGTCACTGGCCAGGTCGGCCGCTCGTTCGCTCTCTTCGATTGGACCGGTGTGGCGCCCACGGGCGCCTTTAATGTCGTGAGCGAACACGAGTGGGACCTCTCGTCGCTCTACACGACGGGCGTCGTCACGCTGACAAGCGCGGAGCAGCCACTCTATGGCGACTACAACGGCGACGGCGCTGTGGACGCCGCCGACTACACGGTCTGGCGCGACAACGTCGATGCCCCCGCCGGGTCGCTTCCTAACGACCCCGGTAGTGGCCCGATCGGCGCCGCCCAGTACGAGACCTGGCGAGACAACTACGGCCGAACCTCGCCCTCCGACGCCGCAGTTGTGCCCGAGCCCGCGACGGCTTTCATTGGTTTAGCGCCAGTCATTTGTGCTGCCCCGTCGAGACGGCGCCAGCGCCGCTAG
- a CDS encoding MATE family efflux transporter encodes MSELALSADATPVIENDSAGESTGSPRDDSWWGRPGGGREVLTIATPLVVSSLSWTVMTFVDRMMLNNWSGGAMAAAFVGGVLWFAVICLPLGLCSYVGTFVAQYHGSGQPERIGPSVWQGVWATVAVTPLMLAPILFSQAGFQAAGHTPETVALETTYFDILCWGSPAMLASAALSSFWSGRGKTWVVMIVDSVFAGLNLLLDWWWIFGLTATIGGETITLFPAAGIAGAGWATVVSLWLKTFTYTFLMLSPRNRAEFGAGVCGIDRPLLRRVLTFGFPAGVQMLLDVLGFSAFILIVGRIGAVEHEASSLTFSLNHLSFMPVVGFGMAASILVGQHLGENRDRVAARATWTSLQISWAYMALMSMAFIFAPGVFLAGFFQTEGVSGDAAHRAAVASTAVVLMRFIAAYNMLDAMMIVFVSALKGAGDTRFILFASLVMASLLALLTWMAVEVFGFGVYGCWALISLWIASLGTIFFIRFQLGYWRSMRVIERTPIVEAEALSAE; translated from the coding sequence TTGTCCGAGCTTGCCCTTTCCGCCGATGCGACGCCCGTAATCGAAAACGATTCCGCAGGCGAATCGACAGGCTCACCACGAGACGACTCTTGGTGGGGCCGTCCCGGCGGCGGCCGCGAAGTCCTCACCATCGCCACGCCGCTGGTGGTGTCGAGCCTGTCGTGGACGGTCATGACATTCGTCGACCGGATGATGCTCAACAACTGGTCGGGCGGGGCGATGGCGGCGGCCTTCGTTGGCGGCGTCCTCTGGTTCGCGGTGATCTGTCTGCCACTGGGGCTGTGCTCCTACGTGGGTACGTTCGTCGCCCAATACCACGGGTCGGGCCAGCCCGAGCGGATCGGCCCTTCGGTGTGGCAGGGCGTGTGGGCGACCGTCGCGGTCACCCCTCTGATGCTGGCGCCAATCTTGTTCTCCCAGGCGGGTTTCCAAGCAGCCGGGCACACGCCCGAAACCGTCGCTCTGGAGACGACCTACTTCGACATCCTTTGTTGGGGTTCGCCAGCCATGCTAGCCTCGGCGGCCCTGTCCTCGTTTTGGAGCGGGCGCGGCAAAACCTGGGTGGTGATGATCGTCGACTCGGTTTTCGCCGGGCTGAATCTGCTCCTCGACTGGTGGTGGATTTTCGGGCTAACCGCGACGATCGGTGGTGAGACGATCACGCTCTTCCCGGCGGCCGGCATCGCCGGCGCGGGCTGGGCGACGGTCGTCTCGTTGTGGCTGAAGACCTTCACCTACACCTTCCTGATGCTCTCGCCGCGTAACCGCGCCGAGTTCGGCGCGGGGGTCTGCGGGATCGATCGGCCGCTGCTGCGACGGGTGTTGACGTTCGGCTTCCCCGCCGGCGTGCAGATGCTGCTCGACGTGCTGGGCTTCAGCGCGTTCATCCTGATCGTTGGAAGGATCGGCGCCGTTGAGCATGAGGCGTCCAGCCTCACCTTCAGCCTCAACCACCTGTCATTCATGCCGGTGGTCGGGTTCGGCATGGCCGCGAGCATCCTGGTGGGCCAGCATCTCGGCGAGAACCGCGACCGCGTCGCCGCCCGCGCGACTTGGACCTCGTTGCAGATCTCTTGGGCCTACATGGCCTTGATGTCGATGGCGTTTATCTTCGCGCCGGGCGTCTTCCTTGCCGGCTTCTTCCAGACCGAGGGCGTCTCCGGCGACGCGGCGCATCGTGCAGCGGTGGCGTCCACAGCGGTGGTGTTGATGCGTTTCATCGCCGCCTACAACATGCTCGACGCGATGATGATCGTCTTCGTCAGCGCCCTCAAAGGCGCCGGCGATACGCGGTTCATCCTGTTCGCAAGCCTCGTGATGGCGTCGCTGCTCGCCCTGCTCACCTGGATGGCGGTCGAAGTCTTCGGCTTCGGCGTCTACGGCTGCTGGGCGTTGATCTCTCTATGGATCGCCAGCCTCGGCACGATCTTCTTCATCCGCTTCCAGCTGGGCTATTGGCGTTCAATGAGGGTCATCGAACGCACGCCGATCGTCGAAGCGGAAGCGTTATCGGCGGAGTGA
- the floA gene encoding flotillin-like protein FloA (flotillin-like protein involved in membrane lipid rafts) has protein sequence MMELLRNPTVWIVITIAGIIVLLTIFAIVARFFRLYIQSVTTGAGIGIFDLLRMTFRKVNPTVIVRSKIMATQAGITDAEGVTARALEAHYMAGGNVPLVIRSMIAARKAKIIDLDFKRATAIDLAGRNILEAVQTSVYPRVIDCPPKNSKRPSLDAIAKDGIQLKVKARVTVRANLDQLIGGATEETIVARVGEGIVSAIGSSERHKDVLENPDRISKAVLARRLDSQTAFEIVSIDIADIDVGDNIGARLQADQAEADTRVARAQAEGRRAMAVSQEQENLAGIEEMRAKLVEAEAEVPRAMAEAFQTGKLGILDYYKMQNIQADTDMRTSIATAK, from the coding sequence ATGATGGAACTCCTCAGAAACCCGACGGTCTGGATCGTCATCACGATCGCAGGGATCATCGTCCTCCTGACGATCTTCGCGATCGTCGCCCGGTTCTTTCGGCTCTACATCCAGTCGGTCACCACCGGCGCGGGGATCGGAATCTTCGACCTTTTGCGGATGACCTTCCGGAAGGTCAACCCGACGGTGATCGTCCGCAGCAAGATCATGGCCACGCAGGCCGGCATCACCGACGCCGAGGGCGTCACGGCCCGGGCGCTCGAGGCCCACTACATGGCGGGCGGCAACGTGCCGCTGGTGATCCGCTCGATGATCGCCGCCCGCAAGGCGAAGATCATCGACCTCGATTTCAAGCGAGCCACGGCGATCGACCTCGCCGGCCGCAACATCCTCGAAGCGGTCCAGACGAGCGTCTACCCACGCGTCATCGACTGCCCGCCGAAGAACAGCAAGCGGCCGAGCCTCGACGCCATCGCCAAGGACGGCATTCAGCTGAAGGTGAAGGCTCGCGTCACGGTGCGGGCAAACCTCGACCAGCTCATTGGCGGCGCCACCGAGGAGACGATCGTCGCCCGCGTCGGCGAGGGGATCGTGTCGGCGATCGGTTCTTCGGAGCGGCATAAGGACGTGCTGGAGAATCCCGACCGGATTTCCAAGGCGGTGCTCGCCCGTCGGCTCGACTCGCAGACGGCGTTCGAGATCGTCTCGATCGATATCGCCGACATCGACGTCGGCGACAACATCGGCGCCCGCCTCCAGGCCGACCAAGCCGAGGCCGACACCCGCGTCGCCCGCGCCCAGGCCGAAGGCCGCCGGGCGATGGCCGTGTCGCAAGAGCAGGAGAATCTCGCCGGCATCGAGGAGATGCGCGCTAAACTTGTGGAAGCCGAGGCCGAGGTCCCGCGGGCGATGGCCGAGGCGTTCCAGACCGGCAAACTGGGCATCCTCGACTACTACAAGATGCAGAACATCCAGGCCGACACCGACATGCGCACGTCGATCGCCACGGCCAAGTAA